In a single window of the Leucoraja erinacea ecotype New England unplaced genomic scaffold, Leri_hhj_1 Leri_641S, whole genome shotgun sequence genome:
- the LOC129694374 gene encoding zinc finger MYM-type protein 6-like translates to MESWLKRSSNSFENTEGQVAKAKPEPEKFRLYLEDYVLIGFTSTSCNPPKALCFFCGEKLANSSMKPAHLQHHLKTKHGCHVDNPPDLFKRKLSEFRSSQDTMRKDSTTSAKALEASYAVSLLVAKAKKPFTIAEDLLLPAAVVLAETMLDKNAAEKLKTVPLSNDSVCRRVDTMGTDIVEQVVGKLSDSFSLQLDESTDVSGNAQLVAFLRYVDTDDIYEHILFCKSLKGKTTGEDIFDVVNAAFCENDLRWKSCSSICTDAAASMTGSAKGLIAHIKKENPDVMWTHCVIHREALASKKMSPVLHDILNSSIKVINVIKSRPLNARLFRRLCENMGAEHTQLLLHTEDTDWLAKLCYLADIFSKLNKLNMSLQGKDTSILNLYDKVGGFLKKAELWRRACAQEDFTCFPQLDDFLSSEDVDRAPVKLVIVGHLTKLIQDFHSYFPDMEEKSAQLDWVRNPFLLSKANRSKLPVTYQEKLLEVSSDRGLQMKFAMFTLTQFWVCVKQEHPDLGQKALEQLLPFASTYLCEASFAAMTVIKTKQRNRMSH, encoded by the exons ATGGAGTCGTGGTTGAAGCGTAGCAGCAATTCTTTTGAAAACACGGAGGGACAAGTGGCAAAGGCCAAACCAGAGCCGGAAAAATTCCGGCTGTATCTTGAAGATTATGTTTTAATTGGATTTACGTCCACAAGTTGCAACCCACCCAAGGCACTGTGTTTTTTCTGTGGGGAGAAATTAGCTAACAGTAGCATGAAGCCAGCACATCTGCAGCATCATCTTAAGACAAAACATGGATGTCACGTTGATAATCCACCTGACCTTTTTAAGAGGAAACTGTCTGAATTCAGATCATCTCAAGACACGATGCGGAAGGACTCCACAACATCAGCCAAAGCCCTGGAGGCCTCTTATGCAGTGTCTTTGCTCGTAGCTAAAGCCAAGAAGCCATTCACTATCGCTGAAGACCTGCTCCTTCCAGCGGCTGTAGTGCTGGCTGAGACTATGCTGGACAAAAACGCAGCGGAGAAATTAAAGACTGTACCATTGTCAAATGACTCTGTTTGCCGCAGAGTAGATACAATGGGAACAGACATTGTCGAGCAAGTTGTGGGAAAACTTAGCGACTCCTTTTCACTCCAGTTGGATGAATCCACAGATGTCAGTGGAAATGCACAACTTGTTGCTTTTTTGAGGTACGTTGATACTGACGACATTTATGAGCACATACTATTCTGCAAAAGTTTGAAGGGGAAAACAACAGGAGAGGACATATTTGATGTTGTCAATGCTGCTTTCTGTGAAAACGATTTGCGCTGGAAATCCTGCAGCAGCATCTGTACAGACGCAGCAGCATCAATGACGGGTAGCGCGAAAGGACTAATAGcgcacattaaaaaagaaaacccCGACGTGATGTGGACTCACTGTGTGATACACAGGGAGGCATTGGCGTCCAAGAAAATGAGCCCTGTGTTACATGACATTTTGAACAGCAGCATCAAAGTGATCAACGTCATTAAGTCAAGGCCACTTAATGCACGTCTGTTTCGCCGCCTCTGCGAAAATATGGGAGCTGAACACACACAACTGCTGCTGCACACAGAA GACACAGACTGGCTTGCAAAGCTGTGCTACCTGGCAGATATATTCAGCAAACTGAACAAACTGAATATGTCTCTGCAGGGCAAGGACACCAGCATTTTAAACCTGTATGACAAGGTGGGTGGCTTCCTGAAGAAAGCAGAGCTGTGGAGAAGGGCCTGTGCACAGGAGGATTTCACCTGCTTTCCTCAGCTGGATGATTTTCTCTCTAGTGAGGATGTGGACAGAGCTCCAGTCAAGTTGGTCATAGTGGGACATTTGACCAAGTTGATACAGGATTTTCATTCCTACTTTCCTGACATGGAGGAGAAATCTGCACAGCTGGATTGGGTGAGAAACCCATTTCTCTTGTCCAAAGCAAACCGAAGCAAGCTCCCTGTCACCTATCAGGAAAAACTCTTGGAAGTGTCATCTGATCGTGGCCTCCAGATGAAGTTTGCCATGTTCACACTTACACAGTTTTGGGTGTGTGTGAAGCAGGAGCACCCTGACCTGGGACAGAAAGCTTTGGAGCAGCTACTACCCTTTGCCTCCACATATTTATGTGAGGCCTCCTTCGCTGCAATGACTGTGATCAAAACAAAGCAGAGAAACAGAATGTCTCACTAA